ACCCCAGGCTGCTGCCACGTGTGGGGAGAAGCAGGAATTCTCAGCGCGCCACCTGCTCTGTCAAGCTGGGCACCCCCACCCTGTACCCTGAGCTCGGGCTTCACTCCTCGGCtagctactttttattttttttatttatttttttgagacagatctcactctgtcactcaggctggagtgcagtggcaggatcacagctcactgcagcctcaacctcctgggctcaagtgatcctcccacctcagcctcccaagtagctgggactacaggcatgcaccatcatgcctggctaatttttatttttattattactattttttaagagacagagtctcactctgtcacccaggctggagtgcagtggcacgatctcggctcactgcaacctctgcctcctgggttcaagcaattctcgtgcctcagcctcctgagtagctggaattacaggtgtgcactaccatgcctggctaatttttgtatttttagtacagatggggtttaccatgttgcccaggctggtctccaactcctggcctcaagtgatccactcacctcagcctcccaaagtgctgggcttacaggcatgagccaccgtgcctagactaattaaaaaatttttttttgtagagacagggtctccccgtgttgcccaggttggtcttaaactcctgggctcaagggatcctcctccatcagcctcccaaagtgctgggattacaggtgtgagccactgtgccctgtcaTTTCTGCTAGTTATGACCCCCTGCCCCCTCCTACCTTCCTGTCCAAATTCTACCCATTCCTCAGGGCTCAGATCAAACCTTCACGAAGCCTTCCTTGGCTACGCAGGCCCACAGTTCCTTTGCTGAGCTCCTAATGCACTTTAGAGCCAATTTATTCTCTGCCTGGAACGGAGGTTTCATTTCTGGGGTATGTTCTCAGTGCATTGAGTGCTTGGAGTCAAACAACCCTGAGttgtcccagccctgccacttacaGGCTGTGGGTACTTGGGCAGGTCCCATAAcctaagccttagtttcctcctctgtgaaaagGGACAGCAATAGTGTCTGTTGCATGGAGTTACTGTGATGATTCAATGAAGTATAGAGATATTGCATGGAAAGGTGTACCTGGGACTTCCACCAGAAGCTGGGCAACCATTATCAACATCTTCCACTAGGAGTGTCTTAGAAAATCAGGTACTTCCTGATCTCTTCCTTTGACTGAATCCAGGGATGATGAATTCAGTGGTGTCTTCCCAACTAGACAGGAAGTTTCTGGAGAGCGGAAGTCTTACATATTTGTTTGTGAAGAGCGCTTAGCCAAGTGCTTGGCACATTCATTCATGCCAGGCACCCTGTAGGGAACTGGGGGGACACTCTTAAGCAGCATCAAGCTAGATGAAAAAAGATGTGTCCTTGATCCATCCCTTCCTGAGTGAGGCTTTCTGGGTCTGCCTGGCCACCTCTATCCCCCAGGCCCCTTAGCCCAGCCACTTACTGTGATATTGCAGATGATGAGGAAGAGTGAGATCTCCTTGAGTGCCCGCTGCTTCCAGTTGAGGTGGCTGTAGGAGTGGATGTAGGCCAGTGAGGCCCGCTGCAGGCCCTGGCCCAGCTCTAGCAGGGAGCCTCTGCGGGGAGGCTCAGCTTCCTGCTTTCCTGCCAGGCCCTCGGGAACTGCCTCCCAGAGTGGGCACCGGTGCAGGCCCTCGATGATGAAGAGGTTCTGAGCGATGTGCTGCAGGATGAGCAGCAGCGAGTAGGCCAGGATGAGGCGGTTGAGCAGCTCATGTGGGCGCTTGGCCACAATGGCCACGATGGAGAAATAGGCGATGCCCATCTGGCCCAGTGCAGCACCCATCAGCAGCACCACATCCAGGCTGCGGGTAGGGTTCTTGACTGTGTCCAGCTCTCGCTCCTCCAGCCCGTGTATGGCTGTGCCCGCCAGGCACGCCAGACTCATGGTGGGCAGCACGGCCACATAGAAGGCATAGTACAGGGTGAAGTACTGGCAAGCAATGGCAGGGCCACTGGCCTCGATTTGGAAGAGCACAAAGACGCACACACCTGCCAAAAGCACCAGCAGGCCCAGCAGCGGCCCAAAGATGGCCCCGTGCAGGTGGAAGGCTGTGGTGCCAGGGTGGGCACCTATGTGGGGTGCCACGCGGCGGCCCACGTTCTTCCACATGACAAACAGCACAGAACAGCAGATGAGGCAGTACTCAGTGCTGAAGGGGTAGAGCATCAGGAAGCCCCTCCGGAAAGCTTCACACGCGGTGGCATTGAGGCACAGACAGGTGTTGGTCTCATTGCCTGGGAggggggcagggtgggagggaCAGACATTCAGGCAGGCCCTGCTCTGAGGAAACTGGCTACACAGATACCTCCCATTCCCTGGAATACACCAGAGCTGCAAAAGACCCAGccgctcattttacagatgtagaaactgaggcacaggcaaAGAAATCACAAATCTCGCAGAATGGTCATTCTTTTTCAAAGGAATTGAAGACTTCAGATGCCAAGCTTATGCAAAGCATTAAAAACATGatgccagccaggcacagtggctcatgcctgtaatcccagcactttgagaggccaaggcaggaagactgcttgagctcaggagttcaagatcgaCTTGGGTAagatggtgagacctcgtctcataaaaaacatggctgggtgcagtggctcacgtctgtaatcccaacactttgggaggctgaggcaggtggatcacctgaggtcaggagttcaagactagcctgggaaacatggtgaaaccttgtctctactaaaagtacaaaaattagctgggtatggttgcacgtgcctgtaatcccagctactcaggaggctgaggcagaagaatggcttgagcccgggaggcagaggttgcagtgagccaagattgtgccattgcactccagcctgggtgacagagcgaaactccatctcaaaaacaaaaagcaaaaaccaaaaacaaacaaacaaacaaacaaaaattagccaggtggcacatgcctgtagtcccagctatttgggaggctgaggtgggaggatcacttgagcctgggaggttgaggctgcagtgagctctgttcCCAGGACTGCattccactctgggtgacagagtgagactgtgtctcaaataaaCCAAAAACCGAAACCCCAAAAACCCTCACATGATGTCTCTGGTGCCAAATGTCACCTCCACAGattacttcctgggctcaagggaaaACCCGTGGCTGTGACAGTGGAACCCAGCGATCGGCCTTAGCAGCACTCAGTGTCAGGTCATCAGTCATTAGTACCTTGCCATCGCTGTCCTTCAGAGCACACAGCATCACCTGGAAGAAGCTGGGGCCGAAAATAtctaacctgaatctaatcaagaTTTTGTCCATACTTCCCATTCCAAGGAAAAGTAGGGGAGAGGGATGCGAGTTACACACTGCCAGGAGGAAGCAACCTGACAAGTCTCAAGGTCATTGGGAAAACACCAATTTAGACTTAACCAAATGCATTGCATGTTTGAACAAACCATCTGTAAAAGACATTTCTGGGGCTAACTGGAGAAAGTGGGATATAGATTGATTTAGAGGATAGAATGAAGTTAAAGGATTTTGTTAACAATTGTATTAGCATTGTGGTCATGTGGGGGAACACATCTCTTTTTAAAGAGATGCACACTGggtccggcatggtggctcatgcctataatcccagcacttcgggaggctgaggagggaggatcatttgaacccagtagTTTGAGAGGAGTCTGGGCTCAGAAATTTTtttgtgagactccatctctacaaaaattttaaaaatcagctgggtgtgctggcatgtgcctgtagtcccagctactcaggaggctgaggtgggaggatcgcttgagcccagaagtttgaaaccgtagtgagctatgattgcactactgcactccagcctgggtgacagagcgagaccctgtctcaaaaagaaaaaaaaagaaagaaaaaagaaaaaaagatgcatactgaaatattttgagatataatGTCATGATTTCTGTAATTTAAGTACttcagcaaaaattaaaaatatataaatatggccaaatgttaataattattatgCCTAGGTGATGGGTATGTCTTGTTCTTCTACTTATTTGTAATGCttgaatcttattttattttatgacagtttcactcttgtcacacaggctggagtgcaatggcgcgatctcagctcactgcaaactctgcttcccgggttcaagtgattctcatgcctcagcctcccgagtagctgggattacaggcgcccacaaccatgcctgggtaatttttgtatttttagtagggacggggtttcgccatgttcgctaggctggtttcaaactcctgacctcaggtgatctgcctgcctcggcctcccagagtgctgggattataggcgtgagccactgtgcccagccttgaattattttataatatcaaaatCCATGATGTCACTTGGCAAAAATTCTCTCTTTGCACAGCTTTTCTGAGAAACACAAGCAGAGTATATAGAATGCTCACAGTACACAGGAGTGTCGTGACTGATGCAGCGGGTATGTGAATGTGTGGATGTGCTGGGAGGGCTGGGCTGCAGGGTGTGATGGTGATGCcacctggggtggggtggggcatgtACATACAGGTGTGGCTCAATCCCACAGAGCAGTGTTCCCATGTAGGGTATGGGATGCAGCCTCTAGGATAGGAGGTGAGGCATGTGGGACAATCTTGGGAGATTTTTTCTGCCCAGAAATCTTCCGTCCTACCTGATTGATAAGGCCAGGCACCTAAAATTGTACTAGGAAGATATTCCTTTCAGCCCTGGAGGCTGTTGAGTTGCTTGCAAGTAAAATGCAAATAGCATGGGTGGGGTGCATACCTGAAGGACTTAGTGGCTAGCTGGGCCAGGATCAGTGGCTGGCTTGCTGATGGCTGGCTGGACACCTGGAGTTGGGTGCAGGGCGTCAGCACCTGATGGGGTGGCATGAGGACCACTGGCAAACTTCAGTTTTCTGTTGATTCCTAATCTGGCCTCTAGAATTTGCTCCCAACTCTATAGACCTACCGAGCCTCATCTGTTTTAGAGAGtgtagcgtgtgtgtgtgtgtgtgtgtgtgtgtgtgtgtttgtgtgtttcagGGCAAGGAAGACCTGGTCTCCTTTCCATACCTGTGGATTTTTCCATGAGGACGCCAAGCTCAGCTTCGATCTCTCGGTGCATGGAGTCATTGGTAACGGCCAGAACCCACAGCAGCAGGTTTGTGGCCAGGGTCAGCATCAGGCCACACctgggggaagtgccacactcttCTCACACACCCTGGCCGGCTCCCCAGGCGCCAAACCCTCACCATCCGCTGTTGGTGGGGCAACCCCTCACTCCCTAGTGTCACGCTGGCACTAGGACACAAGAGGCAGCCCTGGGGCCACCTAGGACACATCCCAGACTAACCTATAGCCCCAGGGCCACCCTGACCAGGGAAGTGGTGGGGAGGACAGAGAGGCCAGAGGGTTTGGGAGGGAGAGAAGTCTTACCTAGTGAAGTTGGTCTGGACCTGAACACAGTCTTTGCAGTGTTTCCAGAGCACCCAGGTCTGAAAGAGACAGGGCCTTGAGCCCGGGggctggtggaggtggtgggacCGCAGTGTGAGTTCCTGGGGCGCATGTGTGTATTTACAGTgaaagacacagggagaaagaCTGGGTCGGAATCTTGGCTCTACTGCTTCTTGCTGTGTGGTATTGAGTCAGTGGCAAAccatctctgagccttagttgcCTCAGCTGAGAAAAGGGACCAAAAAGCCCACCCTTTGGGGAAATGCCTTCTTGTTGGGGGAAATAAGACAGTGGGAACGAAGCACGCAACACAATGCCTGGTGACAAGAGAAACCTAAGAGGAAGTTGGAGAttgtattctttcctttttttttttttttggagtctcgctctgttgcccaggctggagtgcagtggcgcgatctcggctcactgcaagctctacctttcgggttcacaccattctcctgcctcagcctcctgagtagctgggactacaggcgcccgccaccacgcccggctaattttgtttttgtagttttggtaaagacggggtttcactgtgttagccaggatggtcttgggtagtctcgatctcctgaccttgtgatccacccacctcggcctcccaaagtgctgggattgcaggtgtgagccaccgtgcccggccgattgtattctttttttttttttgagacagagtctcactctgtcgcccaggctggagtgcagtggcatgatcttggctcactgcaacctgtgcctcctgagttcaagtgattctcgtgcctcagcctcccgagtagctgggactacaggcgtgcgccaccacacccggctaatttttgtatttttagtacagacagggtttcaccatgttgaccaggctggtctcaaactcctgatgtcaggtgatctgcctgcctcggcctcccaaagtgctgggattacaggcgtgagccactgcaccctgccgagATTTTATTCTTAAGAGAAGGTTTGTGCATGTAGGGAGTGTGTAGCCAGGGATCTGCCTACATACGCATAGGCAGCTGGACTTCTAAGTGTCTACATTCGGTGACACGGTGTGTGTGTTGATGCAGGAACCCTTGGGTATGTGTGGACGTGGACACTTGTGTGAGGGGCGTGGTGTGTGTGCAAAGACCCTGGGACATTAGGTATTTGCTTGTGTGGCTGTTCCTAGGCATAGGTAGTGGGAGGTGTGTGCACGGCATGGGTAGATAGGGTATGTCCTCGGTGGTGTGGGGACGGGAGAAGCCTGTCACCTGGACGCCGATGAAGACCATCTCGATGACAGGGAAGACAAGGTCCAGCTGTGACTTGCAGCGGATGTGGCTCACATCGTAGCCCACTCGGAAGATGTTGAGGCAGAAGGTGCAGCTGCCAAAGAGCACTAGGGAACCTGGCCGGAAGTGCGGGCGGGCGTTGGCACCTGCCCGGAACcggctctccctccccacccctgcccagcccccCAGCACCTTGACACTCACCCCGCACCCAGAGGGGCCCCGCGTGGGGATCTTGGTAGAGCACGGCGTGTGGTCGGCGGGTGGTGCTTGCCACATAGTAGAGAAGCCAGAGCAGGGAGAGGACCTTCAGCGTGGCCAGCAGGATCGACACGTCACCCAGAGTGACGGCCACCTTGTTGAAGATCATGCTGCAGATGAAGGCCCCACCCAGGAACACCACATTCAGGGCCAGGAGCCCCGAGAAGAGTTGCCCGGCCTTCTGGGCCTGTCGGTCCCGCCGCAGCAGCAGGGAGAAATGCCTCACCAGCCAGGACTTCTGCCGGGGCCGGGTGGCGGCCGCTGTCTCCTTGGCCCCCACATCCACTTGGTTCTCCTTCTCTGGGGCTGCTTCAGTCTCCTGTGCTTCTGGAGAAGGCATGGGTGTAGACTCCGCAGGGGCTGGAGATGGAGAAAGGGTCCTGGGTTAACTGCCAGtctgtcctgggttcaagtccacCCTGCCCCTAACCTCGGTGTGACCCAGGGTCAGCTATGCGGCCTCTCTGGTTGGGACATTGGAACTAATAGCAGCTGCCCCATCTACCTTACAGGACCTGAGGAGGTTCAAACAGACCAGGAGACCCTACGGAAACCTCCTGTGCTGCACATAAACACGGGGAATTAGTTTGACTGGTGTGAGGATCATGTCCTCCCTCTCAACCCCACTTCCTGACTTGTGCCTCATCCTAAAGTCAGCATCTGCCTAGTGCCTGGTCAGTTTCCAGGGCTGTGACTTTTTGCCATGAAAAGGCAGCGGTGTCTTTCCGCCTTCTGGTAGGACTTTCACTTCTGACACCAGGAAGGGCAAGTTGGTGGCCTCTCTTATTCTGACCCTGATTGGTTGGGAAATGATTGcctaaaatgttttgtagagaagcATCCTGAGGCTGTGTCTGGGCTTGGTAGGGAAGAATGGTGTGATCTGAAACAATACTGTATTATGGGAACTTACAAGTACCTATATGGTTACTTTTAAAATGTCTAGACCAGCAGTCCCCTCGccaacttttttggcaccagggaccagtttcgtggaagacaatttttccatggatggagggtggagggatggtttcgggatgaaactgttccgcTTCAGATCATTGGGTATTAGATCTAGGGGttcctagatccctcgcatgcgcagttcacgatagggtttgtgctcctgtgagaatctattgccactgctgatctgacaggaggtggagctcaggctgtCATGCTCCCTCCTGctatgcagcctggttcctaacaggccatgggccGGTACTGGTCCGCAGCCTGGGGACTGGGGACTGCTGGTCTAGATTATATCCATCAATTTCACAATAGGCATTTTCTGGGATGAGAGTACTGGGATTGGGAGTAGCAGACTTTTTAGCTTTACtgttatagtttttttaaaaaaattagcacagTACTTAtgtaattaaaagtaattttaggctgagcatggtggctgatgcctgtagtctcagcactttgggaggctcaggtgggaggactgcttgagcccaggcattcaagaccagcctggccaacataggaagacaccgtctctacaaaaaaaaaaaaaaaaaaagtaaaatatatgtgtgtgtgtgtgtgtgtgtgtgtgtaatatatgtattagccaggtatgatggtttATGCCTATAGTCAtaactattcaggaggccgaggcaggaggatggcttgaaacccagaaatcggccgggcgcggtagctcacgcttgtaatcccagcactttgggaggccgaggcggatggatcacgaggtcaggagatcaagaccacggtgaaaccccgtctctactaaaaaatacaaaaaattagccgggcgtggtggcgggtgcctgtagtcccagctacttggagaggctgaggcaggagaatggcgtgaacccggggggcggagcctgcagtgagccgagattgcgccactgcactccagcctgggcgacagagcaagactccgtctcaaaaaaaaaaaaagaaacccagaaatcaaggttgcagtgaactat
The window above is part of the Symphalangus syndactylus isolate Jambi chromosome 14, NHGRI_mSymSyn1-v2.1_pri, whole genome shotgun sequence genome. Proteins encoded here:
- the OTOP3 gene encoding proton channel OTOP3 isoform X1: MGRGARAAAAQSRWGRASRASVSPGRTIRSAPAVGEAQETEAAPEKENQVDVGAKETAAATRPRQKSWLVRHFSLLLRRDRQAQKAGQLFSGLLALNVVFLGGAFICSMIFNKVAVTLGDVSILLATLKVLSLLWLLYYVASTTRRPHAVLYQDPHAGPLWVRGSLVLFGSCTFCLNIFRVGYDVSHIRCKSQLDLVFPVIEMVFIGVQTWVLWKHCKDCVQVQTNFTRCGLMLTLATNLLLWVLAVTNDSMHREIEAELGVLMEKSTGNETNTCLCLNATACEAFRRGFLMLYPFSTEYCLICCSVLFVMWKNVGRRVAPHIGAHPGTTAFHLHGAIFGPLLGLLVLLAGVCVFVLFQIEASGPAIACQYFTLYYAFYVAVLPTMSLACLAGTAIHGLEERELDTVKNPTRSLDVVLLMGAALGQMGIAYFSIVAIVAKRPHELLNRLILAYSLLLILQHIAQNLFIIEGLHRCPLWEAVPEGLAGKQEAEPPRRGSLLELGQGLQRASLAYIHSYSHLNWKQRALKEISLFLIICNITLWMMPAFGIHPEFENGLEKDFYGYQIWFAIVNFGLPLGVFYRMHSVGGLVEVYLGA
- the OTOP3 gene encoding proton channel OTOP3 isoform X2, whose product is MPLQASAPAESTPMPSPEAQETEAAPEKENQVDVGAKETAAATRPRQKSWLVRHFSLLLRRDRQAQKAGQLFSGLLALNVVFLGGAFICSMIFNKVAVTLGDVSILLATLKVLSLLWLLYYVASTTRRPHAVLYQDPHAGPLWVRGSLVLFGSCTFCLNIFRVGYDVSHIRCKSQLDLVFPVIEMVFIGVQTWVLWKHCKDCVQVQTNFTRCGLMLTLATNLLLWVLAVTNDSMHREIEAELGVLMEKSTGNETNTCLCLNATACEAFRRGFLMLYPFSTEYCLICCSVLFVMWKNVGRRVAPHIGAHPGTTAFHLHGAIFGPLLGLLVLLAGVCVFVLFQIEASGPAIACQYFTLYYAFYVAVLPTMSLACLAGTAIHGLEERELDTVKNPTRSLDVVLLMGAALGQMGIAYFSIVAIVAKRPHELLNRLILAYSLLLILQHIAQNLFIIEGLHRCPLWEAVPEGLAGKQEAEPPRRGSLLELGQGLQRASLAYIHSYSHLNWKQRALKEISLFLIICNITLWMMPAFGIHPEFENGLEKDFYGYQIWFAIVNFGLPLGVFYRMHSVGGLVEVYLGA